In Luteitalea sp., the genomic window CAGCGACCTCGAGGGGGCGGCCGCTCCCGCCACCGCTCCCGCTGCCCCACTCCGCTCGTTTGGTCATGTCGCGCGTGCGAATGTCACCGAACTGGATGAGTGACCCCGGCTCGACACGGTGAATTCGTTGGTTGTTGTAGAAATACTTCTTCACGAGCCGTACGATGTGCGCCACACTCTTCGGCGCCTCTGAAGCAAGGAGCTCGACCTCGAATGTGCCTTTCTCGGTCGCAAAGAGCAGCACAGGGTTCTCCGTTGCCTCGGGCTTCGTCGTACCCTGTGACTGCGCGGCCGACGGCACGGACAACGCCAATACTGCCACCGCGCCTACCAACC contains:
- a CDS encoding peptidylprolyl isomerase, with product MFEASARSAKPWLVGAVAVLALSVPSAAQSQGTTKPEATENPVLLFATEKGTFEVELLASEAPKSVAHIVRLVKKYFYNNQRIHRVEPGSLIQFGDIRTRDMTKRAEWGSGSGGGSGRPLEVAEFAKGLTHERGTVALAHSGDPKLADSQLFIGLQAHPGWNGKYVVVGRVVSGMDVVMKLRVDDRIKKVTVK